TTTTTTTGTGCGTAGATATTCTAATATGTACACATTTGTTTTAAAGGGTGACGGATCAACATCCTCAAATcctatgttttcttttattttctcgaGCATGCAATATGGTACAGATAAAAATGAATCAATGAACGCCATGAAGGATGACACCTCGTAGGACAGAAGAAGTGGGAATAAGCAGTCGCACAACTCTAAGAGCCCCCTATCGATCTGCATTCCTCCTTTTAGGTTCCTTTTTTGGGCTCACAGGAACCCAACACTGTCCTCTGCCATCAACACGCCATGATAGCTTCCAATAAAATACAACTAGTTTCTTACAAGGTGACGTAAATTTCGTCCTCCTTGGGTGTGCACTCTTACCTTGAAGAAAGCTCTTAGAACAGGTACAGGAGCATTTTATCAATAGGAGTCTTCTTCTTGGATTTAGCTCATAGAAAGCTCACTGCTTACAAGCCTTATAATGGTCCTCACCAAGTTTTTGATGAAACAAAGCTGGGTTTTGGACTAAGGGCATTTCAGCAACCAGAAAACAGGATATTAGACGAGATTATGAGAGGCCATCATCACACAGTACAATCAAAGGCAGCATCCTGCTGAATCTTCGCAACCATTTGGTGGACTGCTGTTGCAATCTCATCCGCCGATGTCAATAGGCATTCATCTTCTACCTATACCAATCAACAACAAAAATAGCACAGAGTTCATCATCAGCTGGCAACTCATGATTCCGAAGGAAATAGCAGGGAGTGAAAGGGACCTAGGCCTCGCTGTACCTTGAGGCTGAAAGAGTAGAGGACCATGTCAGCAATGGTGGTGACGTTGAGGTGGAGAGTTGTCAGGTGGAGGCTTTGCAACCCCACCACCATGTTCTGTAGCTGCTTGGGCCGCCGCGTCGAGAGGACCTTGAGGTTGGCATGGGTCTCCACCATGGTCACCTCTACCTCTGCTACTACAGGCGAGTGGTTCTCCACTGCAGGTTCACCGGCGCTGTCATCGGCGGCAGACTTTGCGCAACAAGGGGAGTTCGATGAGTATTGTGGGAAGGAGAAGAAATCAGCAAAGGGGGAGGAACTGGATCGCTGCTTGACCCTCTTGTGAGCTTCGAGAGAGTGGACGAACTTCTCGAGTTGCTTGACGAAATCTATCGCGCCTCCAACTATTGACGCTTGATCACCCTGTTCGTGTCGAAATCAACATGATTTCAGAGTTGATGAGCGTAGTTCTAAaaaataatcatcagaaatggaaTTGGCATTGAATCTGAAAGCATGTGGAACGAGACTGCTCGTCTTTTTGTTCAATGTTGCAAGACAGATTCTTTGCCATCAGACAAACCACAAAGAACACAATTTACCACCGGTTGTCCTTGCCATAAGAACTATTGGATCGAACTGAAAACTAGCAGCAGAGGATTAAGTGCAACCTACGATGGAAGTAGTTCGTGATGCTTTAAGGTACAGAAGCCAGAAGAAGTAGAAGGGTTAAGGGAAACGGACCCTCTGAACATAAGAAGCTGGCATGAGTGACCGCAGCACAGCAAGGTACTCGTTTATCTGCTTCCTCCGGTTGCGCTCGACGGCGATGTGGGCCATCCTctgattctccacctcctcctggTTCTTGAAGCTCTTCAACCGCCGCTTCTTTCTCCGGCGTGCTGCCAATCCTGGGCTAACGTTGAAGGCGTCTTCGGTGCCCGTCTCCGGTGATGAGGAATTCACATGGCCATCAGCAGAAGCTTGCACGATGGAGGAGCTCGAGGTGTCCCACGGCCCACGCGTTACATCCTCCACCTTCCTTTCTTGCTTCAGTCCCCTCCCACCTTGATCGCCAGCACTACCACATACCTTCCCGGCCTCTGCTACACCACCAAAGTCATAGCGCCAAACCTCCCCTCCCTTCTTGTGCAACTCCCTCACGTCGCAACCAAAGAGGTCTTGCGGGAACACCACGGCTTCTAGTGCCATCTTTCTGCTGCCACGGCACTATCTATTGGTACAGAATTGAACGAAACCTTAGACAGAAGCACGGCGAGGCCAAACTAAGGACGGGGGAGGGGCGCTTTAAAGGCCTCGGTGGAAACAAGAACACAGCCCAAGGTTGCCAGTTGAGGTCAAGAAAGGAATGCACAGCATCGAGTAACGAGGACACCGTCGTTAGCTGGGTTTAGCTAAAATTAAAATTCAAAAAGCTGCAACTCCAAAAGTGGATGAGATCAGTCGCTTCTATTTTAATTTGGGAAGAAATAATAGTTTGGTTCGTAgtgagggaagaagagaggacaaCAGGCTTCAGAGGCTCTTTCGGGCAGTGAGGCCAGTCCAGGCTGCATCTGTTGGTGCGGAGTGGGATCAGGAGAAGAGTCATGTGGCCACCGTCTCAACTTGGAGATGACAGCGCAGGAGCCCCTTCTCTCAAATTCTTATGCAAGGTCCTTTTCCCCTGGACGATTCCTTCCTTTCTCGGGTCATAGATATCTGCAAAGCTGCATGACATGACCCGTTGGTCTTTCTTCCATGCTCAATCAGTCAGACTACTGCATCTTTGAAAAGGAACCACAACACGAAGGTAAGGTCTCGAAGGAACAATAAAATATGAAAGTTTCCTCTGTATGTATTTTAACATCATAAAGTTACTGATTCCAGCTTTTTGGTGTCAGCTTGTTGTTTTCAGCAACGTAGATAAAATCTAAGCTTATCGAGCCTGTTCTTGGTTACTCTGAGCTTTCAGTTCTCAGAATGAGTAGCTGCAATTTGCATATTTGTTTAGCTTTCATATTTCGTTTCTTTTGTTTCCAGCGTATATCATCTTCTATGGAGCGGCCTCTAAACTTGAGTTGCCAGTGACAGGAACAAACCAGCAGCTTGCCTTAGAGGGAGTATACCTGTTCAGAGTTGCAAGTTGGAGTTGATGGCCTGTATCGATCCTCGTTTGTATGTTTATAGCGATAACTTTCTTTCTTTAAGCGATATGCAAATGGGAGGGCTCGCAAGCGGGCTGCCTCCTCTGTCCTCACCTCTCTCTCCTGCAAAGAATTCACCATGGCGGAGAAGTGCAACATAGATGCTTATTCTGATCACAACCTTTACGCCAATCACGAGTGCGATCATTTCTTTAAGCAATTCCTTCCGACAAGATTCCCGTCACGCAGCTGCACCAGATGGCGTATTACGTGGGCTTTTCTTGGGTGAAGCCGGCAATCATTCAAAGTTCGGTCGTTCAGCTCCACTGCTTGCATTAACAATGGCAGAAAGTTCAAGATCTTGGCTGTGACAGCAATTAACTATATACAAGGACATAATGTATACGACAATGAGGCTTAGTTATGTGGGTAGATCCTTGTATTCATGGCAGCAGGTTCAGTGGCTACACTGTGATCTCAATCTTCTACCTTCCTCTCCGCTTTGCTTCTTCTCGTGCTCAAAATTTTGGTTCCCACTCTCTCCGTTCCAAGTGTCGATCTAAACTACGCGAAATTATGCGGAGAGAAATCACACGTTTCCAGCATCTATGTTATGAGATAGCTAGCTCGTCAATTTAGATTTAGGTTCGAGCAAAGATGTGTCTGGTCAGCTGCCTTCTCATTTTCCCATCTCACGCCCAAACGTCTGATCTAATGGGGTCTTATCGATCATAATGTTCCACCAACCTCGATCGATCATGTCACCTCACGACATGAAGAGGTGGGACAGCAACCCAACAACTTTTAGATTGCTTGCGCTGCCGCCTCCACTTGCCCAGCCTTCAGCTCTTACTGCTTTGATCGACTTGCCCGATCCCAAACACGCATAGATACTATATtctattatttaaataattaatttaaaaataagactTAAATTTACAAATATAGCCAATATAAAAATGACAGGAGATCGACTTTTCTTTTTGAATTTTCGTATTTGTCGTCCAACCAAGTTAAACTGATACATCCATCTTATCGGATTCGTATCCGTTGGTCCCGTCGATGGCGGCTCGTTTCGGAACCGCCCATCTTCGCCGTCGTTCCTCGTCGTATCAATGAGATACGCCAACCAAATTCATCACCCGGAGCTTCTCTCGCTGATCAACCATGCGCACGATTTTTAAATCTCGACTCCCCCTCATCACATCCGTCCATGCCCAAACCACCAACGGGTTCCTGTGGAAGGTTTAGGCCGGAGAATCTAATTCCACTAAATTCAAACATGTTGTCGCACGTGGGTCTTCTCCGATGCGCAGAGGTGCTGAGCCCCACATCAGGATCAAATGATCACGCGAGTAAGTGTGGCGTTCGATATCAGTGGGAGAGTGTCGCTGGACACAACTGAAACCCGAGGAGTCGTAGCGGAGAGGAAGTCTACACTGACCGCTGAGGCTTCCTTCCTCCTTCCCTCCCGCCTCGCCTTCATCGTCTCCTTATAATCGCCTCCTGCTTCACCGACACAACCGTATCTCGCTCCTCGTACTGCGTCCTCGATGGCCGCGAATCGTTGTCGCCGTCCGATCGACGGGCCGTCCATCGCGGTCGTCCTTTCCGTGCTCCCGCTGCTCCTCGCACCCTCGTGCGTCCACGCCCAGCCGTCGCCGCCCTCCGGCGGCGGAAACAACAGCAGCAACAGCTTCTACAATTATGACGCCAAGTTTAACCCCGTGATGTCCATCGTTATCATCGGCATGATCAGTGTTTTCCTCTGCCTTGGGTTCTTGGCCATTTACATCCGATCCTGCACCGGCGACGGAGGGGACCTCGGCGTGTCCTCCCCCCGTTGGGCAGGCGGCGGCTTGGCTCGGTCTCGCCGGCAGCAGGGGCTGAAACCCGAGGTGCTGCAGACGTTCCCCACGCTTATCTACGCGGAGGTGAAGGGGCTGAAGGCAGGGAAGGGCGCGCTGGAGTGTGCGGTATGCCTCAGCGAGTTCGAGGACGACGAGGAGCTCCGCCTCCTCCCCCGCTGCAGCCACGTCTTCCATACGGACTGCATCGACGCCTGGCTCGCTTCCCACGTCACCTGCCCGGTCTGTCGCGCCAACCTCGCCGAGCAAACCACCGACGGCGGTCTCGACCCGCCGTTTGTTGCCGTCCCAACGGCGGGCATTCATCCCGAGTCCGCTGCCCTGCCACAGAATCATGTTGCAATCCCCGTGGACCCTgcagcggcggaggaggaggagcgggagGCGGCCAAGGAACTAGCGCGAATTGGAAGCCGGAAGCGGGAGGCTCGGTCGCGATCCGGGCGTCGGTCGCCGAAGTTCCCACGATCTCATTCGACCGGGCATTCCGTGGTCCGGTCGGTGGAGGACGTGGACCGGTACACCCTCCGGTTGCCGGAGCACATAAGGAAGGAGATATTCGCCGCCCGGAAGCTCCACCGTTCAGCAAGCTGCGTCGCGTCCCCAATCGCGGGGGAGGGAAGCTCAAGGAGCGGgcacggtggcggcggcggcggggagggAAGTAGCCGCGGATGGTGGAGCTTCCGCCCTCGGAAGTCGGACCGGTGGCCACCGTTCTTCTTACGGACGCTGTCGGTGAAGGTCCCGGCGTGGGTGACGGGGACGAAAGGGGAGGGCGAGTGCTCAGTGCAGAGGGGGGAAGCGGAGGGCTCAGTCAAGAGAAGGGTCGCGGCCGTGAGGACGTCCTTGGAATGcctcggaggcggaggcggcggaggaCGAGACGATGACGAATCCCCGACCAGCTCCCTGACTCGGCAAGTTTGACCGTGTCGAGCTCTGCAAATTCTTGCTTGTTGACTTGGTTCCAGTTTTCACTTTATATAAATACATAAAATTGCATACATGAGATTAGCGTGGTTTACCAAGAGAAATTGTACATATATCCTATCTTATTCTTATGCAGGTAACATACTATTGCGCAGGTTTGGACCTCCTTGTGTTCTACGAATGCACTATTAAAACTCATCTCTCAGAAATGTCAGCTATCTTAAACAAGTAGAGAAACATTGTATGACATCTTTCCGATTTATCAATATCGTAGCAACATACTTTGTTTCCTCACGGTGAATGAAACGGCGTTGACTTTCGCAAAGCATAAACCGGAGCGTGGTCAACGCGTTGAAATCTTAGTGCTTCTAAGTTAAACCAGCGACGTATATATGCTGAGTAATCCTACGTGTGATCTTACCTGCAGCACAAAGTCGATGAATGCTTTCGTCACAAAccctataatataaataaataaataaataaataatttgaaccattaaaataaaataaaaaataatgaacatACATGAATAAGTCAAAAGTTTGAACTCTTATCGGATTAAGAGTGTAGTCTTATATCATACAGAATTAAAAAAAGGGGATCAGAATTGATCCAAATTCTAAAGTCAACCTCTCCAATCTAATATTGCCCTACAGACAAGTGGGTTTAAATGGATAATATAATAAAATCCTAAGGCGTATTACTTGCTCGATAAATAAATAGCAATTTCGTGCACTGTGCGTTCTTGTTGATGCGTAGAAGCAACGTTAAATGGCCCTTTTGTTTACCCTGTCAACGTTTATTAACTATAAGAATAACATGAAAGAGGAAGTAATGATGGGGACGAAGATCATGATAACCATCATCCTTTTAAGGGAAAAAAAAGATGCTATatggaaataaataaaaataggatGCTAACTGAGAATTTGTAAACAATAAagagcttattattattatattttttgggaATTTACCCTTTTTTACTATTAATACTAACTAATTATATCAACTCTTCTAATTAAACTTTGTCATCTCAACTGCAAAATTATATCAACTCGATGGTTCAGACCAGATTCGGAATTGGATTTCGCAATCAGGTGCGTGCTTTGCGATTCTTTTCGGTCAAAAGCTCAGATTCATCTTCTATGTCAACATTGTCATCTTCGAGGGCGGGCTACAGCTATCCGTCACCCAGCTTGTCGACGTAATCTGCTATAACAATGCAGCGAAGAATCCCGTAGCATGAAATGCCGGCTTTGCTCGGCATTCTCGTGTCGAACAATGGACTAAAGCACCGTGCAGCTCGTTCTCGTGAAACGGCTGCATTCCGCTGCCACCGTAAGTCTCTTGCCGCTGATCAAATGAACTGTCCTCTTTGTTGCAGATTTAGATTAATGAATGCTGTTTCATAAACGATTCCTAGAGATTGTTATCAAAATCGCATAGCAGATAGGGTTTGACTGCAGTTTATTGGTTTTGCCCTTTCGTAAACTCCGCTACATGCCGTTCTGTTGCCTTTTTGTTTTGCGTTAAGTATGTTTGTTATTATGCCTCTATAAGCATATAGCTTCCTTGCTTGTCCCATGCTCTAGAAATCAAAGCTTGCCAAACACAGGTTTGAAAGAGGACAAACCAAATCTTGGACGAGTTACTGGAACAATTTTTGGAACTGGTGAAATTGCTTGAGTGAGTGTAAAATGTTCAAGCCCATCTTAGCGGTTTAATTTCCCCTGGTGTACCCAAATGCAGGCTAGTACGAAAATTCTTGGTATTTGTTTCTTTGCGGCGGCACTCTGCATCCTATAGGATGGCAATTGGATCTTATGGAATTCTTACCCATTACGAGAATAACTAACCAAACAGGCTCGTATGAGTAAGAGTTCCCCAAGTGCCTCCTTGCATTGCTTATCCTATCCTGGGAGTCTCGTTATATCAGTACTTAGGACGGACCCATTGTCCAAATTCATGGGCAACCAAGTTGTCTAAAGTGAAAAAGGTCAATAGAATGCTTAATCCAACCTTGAATCATGGGAAAAAGGAACATTGTCATCATTTAAGAAGCGAGGAAAACTTCTGCATTGAACAGGTTTTACATATGCTCATGCAATTGTTATATAAGTTCTCCAAGTTGGCTGTAATTTAGATGGTATCACCTAACTACGTGACTGTAATCATATGCTGTGTCATCTCTTCGGTCTTCACAAAAGTAGTTCATGGGTTATAGAGGCAGCAGTTAAATGACATCTGCATCTTAGGTCTCTGATCTTGTATATTGCTAGTTAGGTAAACCatgtctcaatggtcataaacaatAAATATGGAGATATGATTTTCTAAGATTAACTTATTCTACATTAGGAAATACTTGTGTAGAAATCATGTATGGAGTTCCTTGAGATCTGACCTAGGTTGTCCATCTGAGGAAGATATTCCCTTTCACGAGATTGGTCATGGTCTCCATTCCTCTGGGGTGCAGTTACATATTTCTGTGCTAGtgatgcaaaaaaaaagaaaaaaaagtaagaattaaaaaaaaaaggatagagAAGCACTACACAATGTTCATGCTTTACTTTATATTAGTTGTTCTGCTTGACTCTAGCCCAAACTATTACGTGATGCTTTTCTCAAAATTGTATTCCAAAGGACTTTCTGTTAGGTGCTTTGTTCAACCTTAGCCCAAACCACCACATGATGCTATTCTCAAATCTGTATAAAAAAACAGCTCTATTCGACCCTCTGTAGCCCAGACCAACACATGATGCTTTCTCAAGTATGTATAGGAGCACTAGGAGGAGTTGGTATTTGGTATATAGGTTGAAAACTTTTGCACCATCTAAATATATAAGTTATATCAGTTTTTCTCAGAGAGTAATATTTATTCCGCAATGATATACActcaaattatttaaatatactaGTGCATGCATGTTCATCTGCCAAGGGATGGAAATTAAGATTTTCACTAAAACTGGAGGGTGGAACTTTGCttcatttataaataataaaatatggtTTTGTGCCAATTAGAGTTTTTCATTACAAAATCAAACAGGTGGCTGATTTATCAACATTCAACCCATTATTTTCTTCCATTACTTTCCAAAGTCATTATTTTATCATGG
This DNA window, taken from Musa acuminata AAA Group cultivar baxijiao chromosome BXJ3-7, Cavendish_Baxijiao_AAA, whole genome shotgun sequence, encodes the following:
- the LOC135642021 gene encoding transcription factor bHLH94-like encodes the protein MALEAVVFPQDLFGCDVRELHKKGGEVWRYDFGGVAEAGKVCGSAGDQGGRGLKQERKVEDVTRGPWDTSSSSIVQASADGHVNSSSPETGTEDAFNVSPGLAARRRKKRRLKSFKNQEEVENQRMAHIAVERNRRKQINEYLAVLRSLMPASYVQRGDQASIVGGAIDFVKQLEKFVHSLEAHKRVKQRSSSSPFADFFSFPQYSSNSPCCAKSAADDSAGEPAVENHSPVVAEVEVTMVETHANLKVLSTRRPKQLQNMVVGLQSLHLTTLHLNVTTIADMVLYSFSLKVEDECLLTSADEIATAVHQMVAKIQQDAAFDCTV
- the LOC135643838 gene encoding E3 ubiquitin-protein ligase ATL6-like is translated as MAANRCRRPIDGPSIAVVLSVLPLLLAPSCVHAQPSPPSGGGNNSSNSFYNYDAKFNPVMSIVIIGMISVFLCLGFLAIYIRSCTGDGGDLGVSSPRWAGGGLARSRRQQGLKPEVLQTFPTLIYAEVKGLKAGKGALECAVCLSEFEDDEELRLLPRCSHVFHTDCIDAWLASHVTCPVCRANLAEQTTDGGLDPPFVAVPTAGIHPESAALPQNHVAIPVDPAAAEEEEREAAKELARIGSRKREARSRSGRRSPKFPRSHSTGHSVVRSVEDVDRYTLRLPEHIRKEIFAARKLHRSASCVASPIAGEGSSRSGHGGGGGGEGSSRGWWSFRPRKSDRWPPFFLRTLSVKVPAWVTGTKGEGECSVQRGEAEGSVKRRVAAVRTSLECLGGGGGGGRDDDESPTSSLTRQV